A genomic segment from Phragmites australis chromosome 6, lpPhrAust1.1, whole genome shotgun sequence encodes:
- the LOC133922359 gene encoding actin-related protein 2/3 complex subunit 3, whose amino-acid sequence MVYHSSFVDDDGITKACGCPLLPLKTHIKGPAPASDPDKADIVDEAITFFRANVFFKNFHVKSPADKLLIYLTFYINIALKRLEGCRTLAVGTKAIINLGLEKVPVPGEPGFPFPGLFTLPQSQEEAELLRNYLKQIREETSGRLLNCAYRANGFPNKWWLAFAKRKFMNIVIL is encoded by the exons GTTTATCACTCTAgttttgttgatgatgatgggatCACCAAAGCTTGTGGGTGTCCTTTGCTTCCACTAAAAACTCATATAAAGGGCCCAGCCCCAGCCTCCGACCCAG ATAAAGCGGACATAGTTGATGAAGCCATAACTTTCTTTCGAGCAAATGTTTTCTTCAAAAATTTCCACGTGAAAAGCCCAGCAGACAAGTTACTGATCTATCTGACATTTTACATCAACATTGCCTTGAAAAGACTAGAAGGCTGCCGAACACTTGCTGTTGGGACTAAGGCAATCATTAATCTGGGCTTGGAGAAAGTTCCTGTGCCTGGGGAACCAGGATTTCCTTTCCCTGGACTTTTCACTCTCCCCCAATCCCAGGAGGAAGCAG AACTGCTGAGGAATTATTTGAAGCAGATAAGGGAGGAGACAAGTGGAAGACTGCTCAACTGTGCATACAGAGCTAATGGTTTTCCTAACAAATGGTGGTTGGCTTTTGCAAAGAGGAAGTTCATGAACATTGTCATCCTTTAG